One window from the genome of Enterobacteriaceae bacterium Kacie_13 encodes:
- the glnK gene encoding P-II family nitrogen regulator, with translation MKLVTVVIKPFKLEDVREALSAVGIQGLTVTEVKGFGRQKGHAELYRGAEYSVNFLPKVKIDIAIADDQLDEVIDVISKAAYTGKIGDGKIFVAELQRVIRIRTGETDEAAL, from the coding sequence ATGAAGCTGGTTACTGTGGTGATCAAACCTTTCAAGCTGGAAGACGTGCGTGAAGCGCTGTCTGCTGTTGGAATTCAGGGGCTGACCGTAACGGAAGTTAAAGGTTTCGGCCGTCAGAAAGGTCACGCTGAACTGTATCGCGGTGCAGAGTACAGCGTGAACTTCCTGCCAAAAGTAAAAATCGACATTGCTATCGCTGACGACCAGCTCGATGAAGTGATCGATGTGATCAGCAAAGCGGCCTACACCGGCAAGATCGGTGATGGCAAAATTTTCGTTGCTGAATTGCAACGTGTTATCCGTATTCGTACCGGTGAAACCGACGAAGCAGCACTGTAA